The following are from one region of the Acidimicrobiia bacterium genome:
- a CDS encoding DUF2469 family protein translates to MHEEDLERYETEAELQIYKEYRDVLSMFKFVVETERRFYLANQVSVAKQESNGSVYFEIELEDAWVWDMYRPARFLQNVRVMTFRDVNIEELEPGVQI, encoded by the coding sequence ATGCACGAAGAAGATCTCGAACGATACGAAACTGAAGCCGAACTCCAGATCTACAAGGAGTATCGGGACGTCCTCTCGATGTTCAAGTTCGTGGTTGAGACGGAGCGCCGCTTCTATCTCGCCAATCAGGTCAGTGTCGCAAAGCAGGAGTCGAATGGTTCGGTGTACTTCGAGATCGAACTCGAGGATGCGTGGGTATGGGATATGTATCGACCGGCGCGCTTTTTACAAAACGTGCGCGTGATGACATTCCGGGACGTCAACATCGAGGAACTCGAACCCGGCGTCCAGATCTGA